One Dama dama isolate Ldn47 chromosome 18, ASM3311817v1, whole genome shotgun sequence DNA window includes the following coding sequences:
- the RHEB gene encoding GTP-binding protein Rheb: protein MPQSKSRKIAILGYRSVGKSSLTIQFVEGQFVDSYDPTIENTFTKLITVNGQEYHLQLVDTAGQDEYSIFPQTYSIDINGYILVYSVTSIKSFEVIKVIHGKLLDMVGKVQIPIMLVGNKKDLHMERVISYEEGKALAESWNAAFLESSAKENQTAVDVFRRIILEAEKIDGAASQGKSSCSVM, encoded by the exons GGAAATCCTCGTTGACGATTCAGTTTGTCGAAGGCCAATTTGTTGACTCCTACGATCCAACCATAGAAAATA CTTTCACAAAATTGATCACAGTCAATGGACAGGAGTATCACCTTCAACTTGTAGACACGGCTGGGCAG GATGAATATTCCATCTTTCCTCAGACATACTCCATAGATATTAATGGTTATATTCTTGTGTATTCTGTTACATCAATCAAAAG ttttgaagTGATCAAAGTTATCCATGGCAAATTGTTGGATATGGTGGGGAAAGTACA AATACCTATTATGTTGGTTGGTAATAAGAAAGACCTACATATGGAAAG ggtGATCAGTTATGAAGAAGGGAAAGCGTTAGCAGAGTCTTGGAATGCAGCATTTTTGGAATCTTCTGCTAAAGAAAATCAG aCTGCTGTTGACGTTTTTAGAAGGATAATTTTGGAGGCAGAAAAAATCGATGGGGCCGCTTCACAAGGAAAGTCTTCCTGCTCGGTGATGTGA